CCTCGATACGCCGGCTAATGCCGGCTACTCGGGATGAAACCAATGGGCTCTTTTCCGTTACCGGTCCTCTAAACGAAATTCACGCGCCGGCGCTCCGGCCCGGTGAAGCTGTTCAGCAACTGCTCCAAAAATTCCTTCTCCACGTCGCGGGTGATGAACACCAGTCGGGTGCGGTGGTCGTCGGACGGCCATTTCTCCAGCATCACCGGCGGGTGGAACACGTGCTGGACGCCGTGCACCACCACCGGGCCGTCGAAATCCTTCACGTTGACGATGCCCTTGACCCGCAGCAGGTCCGGCCCTTTCAGCATCATCGCCATGTTGATCCATTCCTCGAACGCATGCGCCTCGATCGGCTCGTCGAGGGTCAGGCAATAGGCGCGGATCGACTCGTCGTGGCGGTTGACGTCGTGGTGGTGGTCGCCGTGCCCATGCTCCTCATGCCCGTGGTCATGCTCATCGTGATCGTGCCCATGGTGATGGTGCCCGTGCTCCGCCTCCTCGCGCGCGGCGATCTCCTCGGCCTGGAGCCATTTTTCGACGTCGGCGATCTTGTTCTTCGGGTCGAACAGGCCGGCGTCGAACAGCAGCGCCGCCGCGATCCGTCCGTTCTCGGCCTCGTGGATCGGCGCGCCGGGGTTGAGGGTCTTGAGCCGCTCCTTCAGCGCCGCAACCGTGGCCGCGTCGGCCAGGTCCGCCTTGGTCAGCACCAGGCGATCGGCGACGGCCGCCTGCTTCACGCTTTCGAACTGGCTGTCCAGCGTGGCGGACCCGTTCACCGCGTCCACCGTGGTGATGACGCCGTCCATGCGATAGCGCCCGCTGACATAGGGGTCGGCCATCAGCGTGTGCAGGA
The DNA window shown above is from Alphaproteobacteria bacterium and carries:
- a CDS encoding GTP-binding protein: MESWDTRDPNQRLPVSILTGFLGSGKTTLLNQLVKQPDMAGTLVIVNEFGEIGLDHLLVEEVSDEMVLINAGCLCCTVRNDLQETLMKQALAAEQGKIPPFHRVVIETTGLADPAPILHTLMADPYVSGRYRMDGVITTVDAVNGSATLDSQFESVKQAAVADRLVLTKADLADAATVAALKERLKTLNPGAPIHEAENGRIAAALLFDAGLFDPKNKIADVEKWLQAEEIAAREEAEHGHHHHGHDHDEHDHGHEEHGHGDHHHDVNRHDESIRAYCLTLDEPIEAHAFEEWINMAMMLKGPDLLRVKGIVNVKDFDGPVVVHGVQHVFHPPVMLEKWPSDDHRTRLVFITRDVEKEFLEQLLNSFTGPERRRVNFV